A DNA window from Shewanella baltica contains the following coding sequences:
- a CDS encoding type I secretion system permease/ATPase, with protein MSAAASEKIDQWTISASQRVLVDPLLDCLVLLTEHFGNPCSSDSLAAGLPLSGAVLTPDLLPQAASRAGLAAKLSRKGLNEVSPILLPCILLLKNKKACILRELDVESDKAIIQLPETGGEETLTIESLEALYVGYLFLVKQEYRGDMGFDVYLHDNKTHWLVQTLKDSAPIYRDALIASVLVNLFALVSPLFIMNVYDKVVPNLAFESLWVLAIGASIAYLFDLVMRQLRSYLIDVAGKKVDIIVSSRLFAKAIGIPLEKRSPSIGGMAKQLGEFDNIREILTSATITTLVDLPFAVFFLIIIYIVAGDLAIVPVIGGAIIIGFTLYIQPKLKAAIEEGNKFSSLKHGHLIESLSALESIKANGAEGIVQKSWQQMIGHSANWQLRSKKLSNSVSNVANFTVQFTVVCVVILGVYRVADNAISMGGIIAAVMLSSRAISPMAQLAGLMTRANHTASALRQLNEIMTQEDEFENKGHLVSKQRLIGKINADHVGFGYPGSEKPVLHPMSLTINPGERIAIIGRNGSGKSTLAKLLVGLFQPTAGSLRYDGLDSAQIHPSDLRRNFGYLPQDVTLFHGSIRDNILFGTRQVTEHQLIRAVQLSGVSQFTNLEAEGLDQQVGEGGMSLSRGQRQTVALARATLNDPPVLLMDEPTASLDARAEQQFIRSMQNVSKDRTLILITHKMHLLQLVDRIIVLERGHVVADGPKAEVLEKLNFGLVNGEAKR; from the coding sequence GTGTCAGCTGCAGCTTCTGAAAAAATTGACCAATGGACCATTTCAGCCTCGCAAAGAGTCTTAGTGGACCCGCTGCTGGATTGTTTAGTGTTACTCACTGAGCATTTTGGCAACCCGTGCTCGAGCGACTCGCTTGCGGCAGGTTTACCTTTGTCAGGTGCGGTATTAACACCCGATTTATTGCCTCAGGCCGCATCGAGAGCTGGCCTAGCGGCGAAGTTATCCCGAAAAGGCTTAAACGAAGTATCACCGATATTGCTTCCCTGTATTTTGTTATTAAAAAACAAGAAAGCCTGCATATTGCGTGAACTTGATGTTGAGTCCGATAAAGCGATTATTCAATTACCTGAGACGGGTGGTGAAGAGACGCTGACAATTGAGTCGCTCGAAGCCTTATATGTGGGATATTTATTCTTAGTTAAACAAGAATACCGTGGTGACATGGGCTTTGATGTTTATCTACACGATAATAAAACCCACTGGCTAGTCCAAACCTTAAAAGATTCTGCACCCATTTATCGCGATGCATTAATCGCTTCTGTATTAGTGAATTTGTTCGCCTTAGTTTCACCTTTATTTATCATGAATGTGTATGACAAAGTCGTGCCCAATCTTGCCTTTGAATCCCTGTGGGTGTTAGCGATTGGCGCTTCTATTGCTTATCTGTTTGATCTTGTCATGCGGCAGCTCAGAAGCTACCTGATTGATGTAGCAGGTAAAAAAGTAGACATCATAGTATCTTCTCGCCTCTTCGCAAAAGCGATTGGTATCCCCTTAGAAAAACGCTCCCCCAGTATTGGCGGTATGGCAAAACAATTAGGCGAATTCGATAACATCCGTGAAATTTTAACCTCGGCGACGATCACAACCTTAGTCGATCTGCCCTTTGCGGTATTTTTCTTAATTATTATCTACATCGTTGCTGGCGATCTCGCCATTGTTCCAGTGATCGGTGGCGCCATCATTATTGGCTTTACGCTTTATATTCAACCTAAACTCAAAGCCGCTATCGAAGAAGGCAATAAATTTTCAAGCCTGAAACATGGGCATTTAATTGAGAGTTTATCGGCACTAGAGTCAATCAAAGCCAATGGGGCCGAAGGGATAGTACAAAAAAGCTGGCAACAAATGATAGGCCACAGTGCCAACTGGCAATTAAGGTCAAAAAAGCTCTCCAACTCTGTCTCGAACGTGGCTAACTTCACAGTGCAATTTACCGTTGTTTGTGTGGTGATTTTGGGCGTTTATCGCGTGGCCGATAATGCGATATCGATGGGCGGAATTATTGCAGCCGTTATGTTATCAAGCCGTGCTATTTCACCTATGGCGCAGCTTGCAGGCCTGATGACCAGAGCAAATCACACTGCCAGCGCACTGCGTCAGCTTAATGAAATTATGACTCAAGAAGATGAGTTTGAAAATAAAGGGCATTTGGTTAGCAAACAAAGGCTAATAGGCAAAATCAATGCTGATCATGTCGGTTTTGGTTACCCAGGTTCAGAAAAACCTGTACTTCATCCTATGTCATTGACGATTAATCCCGGCGAGCGTATTGCGATTATTGGCCGCAATGGTTCAGGTAAAAGTACCCTTGCTAAGCTATTGGTTGGACTATTTCAACCGACAGCAGGAAGCCTGCGTTATGACGGTTTAGACTCGGCACAAATCCATCCGAGTGATTTACGCCGTAACTTTGGCTACTTGCCCCAAGATGTCACCCTGTTCCACGGTTCGATTCGCGACAATATTTTATTTGGTACCCGCCAAGTCACTGAACACCAGCTAATCCGTGCCGTGCAACTTTCTGGGGTGAGTCAATTTACCAACCTAGAAGCAGAAGGGTTAGACCAACAGGTCGGTGAAGGTGGTATGTCACTCAGTCGCGGACAAAGGCAAACCGTTGCCCTTGCCCGCGCCACACTCAATGATCCACCAGTGCTACTGATGGATGAGCCCACCGCCAGCTTGGATGCGCGCGCAGAACAACAATTTATTCGCTCAATGCAGAATGTCAGCAAAGACAGAACCTTGATTCTTATTACCCATAAGATGCATCTACTGCAGCTTGTTGACCGTATTATCGTACTCGAGCGCGGCCATGTGGTCGCCGATGGTCCCAAGGCAGAAGTGTTAGAAAAACTCAATTTTGGCCTCGTGAATGGAGAAGCTAAAAGATGA
- a CDS encoding HlyD family type I secretion periplasmic adaptor subunit, which produces MSKNLTANDLDMVDDVYGAMMTDAPSGHRLIIWALAAMVVCFLLWAGFAKLDKVTTGTGKVIPSSQVQVIQSLDGGIMQELYVQEGEMVTKGQPLVRIDDTRFRSDYAQQEQEVFGLKTNAIRMRAELDSILISDMTSDWREQVLITKKALVFPENIIAAEPALVKRQQEEYNGRLDNLSNQLEILVRQIQQRQQEIDDLASKTTTLTTSMQLISRELELTRPLAKKGIVPEVELLKLERTVNDLQGELNSMRLLRPKVKAAMDEAILKRREAVFVYAADLRAQLNETQTRLSRMNEAQVGAQDKVSKAIITSPVNGTIKTTHINTLGGVVQPGVDIIEIVPSEDQLLIETKILPKDIAFLHPGLPAVVKITAYDFTRYGGLKGTVEHISADTSQDEEGNSYYLIRVRTAESSLTKNDGTQMPIIPGMLTSVDVITGQRSILEYILNPILRAKDTALREH; this is translated from the coding sequence ATGAGTAAAAATTTAACCGCAAATGACTTAGACATGGTTGATGATGTCTACGGCGCCATGATGACGGACGCTCCCAGCGGACACAGGTTAATCATATGGGCACTTGCAGCTATGGTTGTGTGTTTTTTACTGTGGGCAGGTTTTGCTAAATTAGACAAGGTCACCACTGGGACAGGTAAAGTCATCCCCTCATCACAAGTCCAAGTCATCCAGAGTTTAGATGGCGGCATAATGCAAGAGCTCTACGTTCAGGAAGGTGAAATGGTGACTAAAGGGCAACCTTTAGTGCGTATTGATGATACCCGCTTCCGCTCCGACTATGCTCAACAAGAGCAAGAAGTTTTTGGCTTAAAAACCAATGCTATTCGTATGCGCGCCGAACTCGACAGCATTCTCATATCAGACATGACTTCTGACTGGCGCGAGCAAGTACTCATTACTAAAAAAGCATTGGTATTCCCGGAGAATATTATTGCAGCGGAACCGGCATTAGTTAAAAGACAACAAGAGGAATACAACGGACGCTTAGATAACTTAAGTAACCAGCTTGAAATCCTGGTCCGTCAAATTCAACAAAGACAACAAGAAATTGATGATCTCGCGTCTAAAACAACGACATTAACCACCAGTATGCAGCTGATCTCCCGTGAGCTTGAACTCACTCGGCCTTTAGCTAAAAAAGGTATCGTGCCTGAAGTTGAACTGCTCAAGCTCGAACGCACAGTGAACGATTTGCAAGGCGAATTGAATTCAATGCGCCTACTGCGCCCGAAAGTCAAAGCGGCGATGGATGAAGCCATCTTAAAACGCCGTGAAGCCGTATTCGTTTATGCCGCCGATCTACGCGCACAGCTTAATGAAACCCAAACCCGCCTGTCTCGCATGAATGAAGCACAAGTGGGCGCACAGGATAAAGTCAGCAAAGCCATTATCACCTCACCAGTCAATGGCACCATTAAAACCACTCACATCAATACACTAGGCGGCGTTGTGCAACCTGGAGTCGATATTATCGAGATAGTGCCATCGGAAGATCAGTTACTGATTGAAACCAAAATCTTGCCTAAAGATATCGCCTTCTTACACCCAGGATTACCCGCAGTGGTAAAGATTACCGCCTATGACTTTACTCGCTATGGCGGCCTTAAAGGGACAGTTGAACATATCAGTGCCGACACATCCCAAGATGAAGAAGGCAATAGCTATTATCTCATTCGAGTCAGAACCGCAGAATCCAGTTTAACCAAAAACGATGGCACACAGATGCCAATTATCCCGGGAATGTTGACTTCGGTTGACGTTATCACGGGGCAAAGATCCATACTTGAGTACATTTTAAATCCAATTTTAAGGGCTAAGGACACAGCGCTAAGAGAGCACTAA